Part of the Prevotella communis genome is shown below.
GGTGATCATCATCTCCTATGCCCTGATGGATTTTGAGGAGGCTAAGACATTCACGCCTACTGTGGTATTCCCTAACGATAATCACATCTGAGAAAACAGATACAGACAGATAAAAAATCCCTTCAGCCTGATGACTGAAGGGATTTTTTTATGTGAGATATTACTTATTTCAGGTTCTCATTGATGAACTGTGAGAGTTCGGCACCACGCAGTCCCTTTGACAGCACCTTACCCTGCTGGTCGATGACAGCGGTGAAGGGGATGGCCTGCACGCCAAAGCTGCGTGCGATATTTGAGACGCCACCTTTCAGGTCGGACATCTGAGGCCATGTGAGTTGGAGCTCGTCGATGCAACTCACCCATGCCTTCTTGTCATCGTCGATAGAGATACCTACGATGCCAAAGCCTTTCTCCTGATAGTCTGCCAGCATCTGTTTCATTGCGGGCATCTCCTCACGACAGGGCTGGCACCATGATGCCCAGAAATCCAGGACGGTGAGCTTGTTCTGCTTCACCAGACTCATGATGCTGATTTCCTGACCCTCAGGTGTCTGCATCTTGAAATCGGGAATCTGCTGACCTACCTCCGTGGTGAATATCTCGTCAAGCATCTTCAGAATATCTTTGATAGCTTGGCGCTCCTGGAATTTGGAAGGCAGTTTTGTAATGGTCTCCTTTAACTCGTCACGTGTGAAGTCGTCACTATAGGCCATCTGGTTGATGAGGAAATAACCCAGCTCGTTGTTGAGATTGCGGAGTGCCAGATCTTTGACTTTCTTGCCAACCTCCTTCTGAATCTCAGTGTACTGCGTATAGATCTCCACTTGCTGCTCTTCGGTCAGACTGTCATTGTAGATCTTGCTCATCAGTGCCTCGCCCTTTTTCTGGGCCTCAGAGAAAATTGTACCTAATTCCTGCAAGCCTTCGTTGGACTCGGTACCAGATACCTTAGAGTCGCCAGTGGCCGAAAGCAGCAGATTGATGGTG
Proteins encoded:
- a CDS encoding TlpA disulfide reductase family protein; its protein translation is MKQLKFLFGLALAAISMTSCNSNGFKVEGEVEGIDDGDTLLIMSNTPTPLDTLIVKDGKFEWEGEADSVFLCTVVAPKTMTSVMFFREPGTINLLLSATGDSKVSGTESNEGLQELGTIFSEAQKKGEALMSKIYNDSLTEEQQVEIYTQYTEIQKEVGKKVKDLALRNLNNELGYFLINQMAYSDDFTRDELKETITKLPSKFQERQAIKDILKMLDEIFTTEVGQQIPDFKMQTPEGQEISIMSLVKQNKLTVLDFWASWCQPCREEMPAMKQMLADYQEKGFGIVGISIDDDKKAWVSCIDELQLTWPQMSDLKGGVSNIARSFGVQAIPFTAVIDQQGKVLSKGLRGAELSQFINENLK